From the Hevea brasiliensis isolate MT/VB/25A 57/8 unplaced genomic scaffold, ASM3005281v1 Scaf408, whole genome shotgun sequence genome, one window contains:
- the LOC110634560 gene encoding uncharacterized protein LOC110634560, translating into MLDPATKFPEINHVHFSNGRVTDSFSARNYGFRAQKTAQNYANYQTWNSLPEFEAERKLIDDDDSAVSSPPLWGTSPSRSPQHRQNHYRSLSPSSRAQAIARGQKELMEMVSRMPEGCYELSLKDIVEQNMVDQAKDESFSKERSITSEYMYTREKSAKKKNDKKVQMNRSGSIDNGGFLLKMVFPFSLGSRKKMKKNSNNNNNLAMNNSARDGRVSPKPLLLDGSAKGVENEWWKNRFSESGESESGGLSSNSGSSKSSGSSSSRSSSRNGCTRNGGVGCWSVIFRKRGKKTDIKDESLT; encoded by the exons ATGCTAGATCCTGCGACAAAATTTCCTGAAATCAATCATGTACATTTTTCCAATGGCCGAGTAACCGACAGTTTTTCTGCCAGAAATTATGGCTTCCGAGCTCAGAAAACGGCACAGAATTATGCCAACTACCAGACCTGGAATAGCTTGCCTGAATTTGAAGCTGAGAGGAAGCTTATAGATGATGACGATTCTGCGGTTTCTTCCCCTCCTTTATGGGGGACGAGTCCATCCAGAAGCCCCCAACATCGCCAAAACCATTATAGAAGTCTTTCTCCTTCGTCGAGAGCTCAAGCGATTGCTAGAGGTCAGAAGGAGCTCATGGAGATGGTGAGTCGAATGCCTGAGGGATGTTACGAGTTATCTTTAAAAGATATTGTAGAGCAGAACATGGTTGATCAGGCTAAGGATGAAAGTTTTAGTAAAGAAAGGAGTATAACAAGTGAATACATGTATACGAGGGAAAAATCGGCGAAGAAAAAGAATGATAAAAAAGTGCAAATGAACAGAAGTGGAAGCATAGACAATGGAGGGTTTCTTCTGAAGATGGTGTTTCCATTTTCTTTGGGTTcaagaaagaagatgaagaaaaacaGCAACAATAATAATAACTTAGCGATGAATAATAGTGCAAGAGATGGAAGGGTGTCTCCAAAGCCTCTGCTATTGGATGGATCTGCTAAAGGTGTAGAAAACGAGTGGTGGAAGAACAGATTCTCGGAGTCGGGGGAAAGTGAAAGTGGTGGATTAAGTAGCAATAGTGGAAGCTCAAAAAGCAgtggcagcagcagcagtagaagTAGCAGCAGAAACGGCTGCACCAG GAATGGAGGAGTTGGTTGCTGGTCTGTCATTTTCAGGAAGAGGGGGAAGAAGACAGACATAAAGGATGAATCTCTTACATGA